One Numida meleagris isolate 19003 breed g44 Domestic line chromosome 6, NumMel1.0, whole genome shotgun sequence genomic region harbors:
- the LMO2 gene encoding rhombotin-2 isoform X1 has protein sequence MLLFVLLNPQESRGNPVNVIGGRRGSAAGDKASRADGLCGGSGGRSHHRHATKEPSLPMSSAIERKSLDPSEEPVDEVLQIPPSLLTCGGCQQNIGDRYFLKAIDQYWHEDCLSCDLCGCRLGEVGRRLYYKLGRKLCRRDYLRLFGQDGLCASCDKRIRAYEMTMRVKDKVYHLECFKCAACQKHFCVGDRYLLINSDIVCEQDIYEWTKINGMI, from the exons ATGCTGCTGTTTGTGTTGCTAAACCCCCAGGAGTCCA GAGGAAATCCTGTGAATGTCATTGGGGGGCGGAGGGGGAGCGCGGCTGGTGACAAGGCGTCGAGAGCAGACGGCCTCTGCGGGGGCAGCGGGGGCAGATCGCACCACAGGCACGCTACAAAGGAGCCATCCCTGCCAATGTCATCGGCCATCGAGAGGAAGAGCCTCGATCCTTCCGA GGAGCCGGTGGATGAGGTGCTGCAGATCCCCCCCTCGCTGCTGACATGCGGGGGCTGCCAGCAGAACATCGGGGACCGCTATTTCCTGAAGGCTATCGACCAGTACTGGCACGAGGACTGCCTCAGCTGTGACCTGTGCGGGTGCCGGCTGGGAGAGGTGGGGCGGCGGCTGTACTACAAGCTGGGCAGGAAGCTCTGCCGGAGGGACTATCTCAG GCTCTTTGGCCAAGACGGCCTCTGTGCTTCCTGTGACAAACGGATCCGGGCTTATGAGATGACCATGCGGGTGAAGGACAAAGTGTATCACCTTGAATGCTTCAAATGTGCGGCCTGCCAGAAACACTTCTGTGTTGGGGACAGATACCTCCTCATCAACTCGGACATAGTATGTGAACAGGACATCTATGAGTGGACTAAGATAAATGGGATGATATAG
- the LMO2 gene encoding rhombotin-2 isoform X2, whose amino-acid sequence MGGGNPVNVIGGRRGSAAGDKASRADGLCGGSGGRSHHRHATKEPSLPMSSAIERKSLDPSEEPVDEVLQIPPSLLTCGGCQQNIGDRYFLKAIDQYWHEDCLSCDLCGCRLGEVGRRLYYKLGRKLCRRDYLRLFGQDGLCASCDKRIRAYEMTMRVKDKVYHLECFKCAACQKHFCVGDRYLLINSDIVCEQDIYEWTKINGMI is encoded by the exons ATGGGAG GAGGAAATCCTGTGAATGTCATTGGGGGGCGGAGGGGGAGCGCGGCTGGTGACAAGGCGTCGAGAGCAGACGGCCTCTGCGGGGGCAGCGGGGGCAGATCGCACCACAGGCACGCTACAAAGGAGCCATCCCTGCCAATGTCATCGGCCATCGAGAGGAAGAGCCTCGATCCTTCCGA GGAGCCGGTGGATGAGGTGCTGCAGATCCCCCCCTCGCTGCTGACATGCGGGGGCTGCCAGCAGAACATCGGGGACCGCTATTTCCTGAAGGCTATCGACCAGTACTGGCACGAGGACTGCCTCAGCTGTGACCTGTGCGGGTGCCGGCTGGGAGAGGTGGGGCGGCGGCTGTACTACAAGCTGGGCAGGAAGCTCTGCCGGAGGGACTATCTCAG GCTCTTTGGCCAAGACGGCCTCTGTGCTTCCTGTGACAAACGGATCCGGGCTTATGAGATGACCATGCGGGTGAAGGACAAAGTGTATCACCTTGAATGCTTCAAATGTGCGGCCTGCCAGAAACACTTCTGTGTTGGGGACAGATACCTCCTCATCAACTCGGACATAGTATGTGAACAGGACATCTATGAGTGGACTAAGATAAATGGGATGATATAG